A genomic region of Lysinibacillus sp. 2017 contains the following coding sequences:
- a CDS encoding DUF2326 domain-containing protein, producing the protein MLFEIICEKFNQTRVEFHGGLNTVLGDNRGSNSIGKSTFLMIVDFAFGGKDYVMNSSDIQRNIGNHEIKFCFVFNERKYNFSRYTNDLESVNKCDENYNILSSMPLDSYCNFLKDMYQISLKDISFRNIVGRFSRIYGKDNLDEKRPLNIVNNEKAGEPINTLLKLFDLYSVISDLDINFKEKDSELKSFKNAQKYNYIYSIGKRKYDANLKELANLNSEREKISKDLDGNLLDLDSVKTEELLNLKNSLSIAKRHRSKLNSQIYIINRNIHETGILKQESFDDLLEFFPSADIRKLSEIEEFHKEIRNVLKSELKQEKVKLSKLIPIAQIEIDEIEKQIIEITTVPNLSKAILIKYSNLQKKIETLENENNSFNLLNTLTASKEDAKERRDNIKLEQLHQLQNTINAKMLEINDYIYSGSKKPATITFDKNQYTFETIDDTGTGTSYKSMVVYDLSIMELTQLPILIHDSVVLKQISDEAIEKILSIYKNFGKQVFISFDKISAYSLKSQKILKETKVLELSIDGKELFGRSWNSR; encoded by the coding sequence ATGCTATTTGAAATTATTTGTGAGAAATTTAATCAAACCAGGGTAGAATTTCATGGAGGACTAAACACTGTACTTGGTGATAATAGAGGGAGTAATTCGATAGGTAAATCAACCTTCTTAATGATTGTTGATTTTGCATTTGGTGGTAAAGACTATGTTATGAATTCTTCTGATATTCAAAGGAATATAGGAAATCATGAAATAAAATTTTGTTTTGTTTTTAATGAAAGAAAGTATAATTTTTCAAGATACACCAATGATCTAGAAAGTGTAAATAAATGTGATGAGAACTATAATATACTATCTAGTATGCCACTTGATAGTTATTGCAACTTCTTAAAAGATATGTATCAAATATCACTTAAAGATATTAGCTTTAGAAATATAGTTGGTCGCTTCTCTAGAATATATGGGAAAGATAATTTAGATGAGAAACGTCCGTTAAATATAGTAAATAATGAAAAGGCTGGTGAACCAATTAATACGTTATTAAAACTGTTTGATTTATACAGCGTTATTTCTGATTTAGACATCAATTTTAAAGAAAAAGATTCTGAATTAAAATCATTTAAAAATGCTCAAAAATACAATTATATATATTCTATTGGAAAAAGGAAATATGATGCCAATTTAAAAGAGTTAGCCAATCTTAATAGTGAGAGAGAGAAGATTTCCAAAGATTTAGATGGAAATCTCTTAGATTTGGATTCTGTCAAAACAGAAGAATTATTAAATCTAAAAAATAGCTTGTCAATTGCTAAAAGGCACCGTAGTAAACTTAATTCACAGATATATATCATTAATAGAAACATTCATGAAACAGGAATTCTCAAACAAGAAAGTTTTGATGACTTACTGGAGTTTTTCCCTAGTGCTGATATAAGAAAGTTATCAGAAATTGAAGAATTTCATAAAGAAATTAGGAATGTATTAAAAAGTGAATTAAAGCAAGAGAAAGTAAAGTTGAGTAAATTAATTCCTATTGCACAAATTGAAATAGATGAAATAGAAAAACAAATTATAGAGATTACTACAGTTCCTAATTTATCGAAAGCAATACTAATAAAATACTCTAATTTACAAAAAAAAATTGAAACTTTAGAGAATGAAAATAATTCTTTTAATCTGTTAAATACTCTGACGGCTTCAAAAGAAGATGCTAAAGAGCGAAGAGATAATATCAAGCTTGAACAATTACATCAGTTGCAAAATACAATTAATGCTAAAATGTTGGAAATCAATGATTACATATACTCAGGCAGTAAAAAACCGGCCACTATAACTTTTGATAAGAACCAATATACTTTTGAAACTATAGATGATACAGGTACCGGCACTTCATATAAAAGTATGGTGGTATACGATTTAAGTATTATGGAGCTAACTCAGTTACCAATATTAATACATGATTCGGTGGTGTTAAAACAAATATCAGATGAAGCAATCGAAAAAATACTTTCAATATATAAAAATTTTGGGAAGCAAGTATTTATTTCCTTCGATAAAATATCAGCTTATAGTCTAAAGAGCCAAAAAATATTAAAAGAAACTAAAGTATTGGAATTATCAATAGACGGTAAAGAATTATTTGGAAGGTCATGGAATAGTAGATAA
- a CDS encoding HNH endonuclease → MIKINKVPCPSELTLQNKAALTQEYKDNGTSVWRKKYIKEGLLLSSHHKCVYCECLLNIESNYLEVEHFHHKDKYPNEVVDWDNLLPSCKRCNATKGQYDTYLNPFVNPATMSPKSHIVLDTFLLRPITLAGENTIEELNLNDLDKLLPTRYALSQVTTKCLENIYQLILNYRDDQSNRKLIKIVSSTKSILNESVETSAYSAIISTFITNSTTFMLIKAFLISVGKWDNELHTKLTDTENNALSTDSALFQNYLLGNFQ, encoded by the coding sequence ATGATAAAAATAAACAAGGTACCCTGTCCAAGTGAACTAACATTGCAAAATAAAGCTGCGCTCACTCAAGAATATAAAGATAATGGCACTTCTGTTTGGAGGAAAAAATATATAAAAGAGGGGCTTTTATTAAGTTCCCATCACAAATGTGTATATTGTGAGTGCTTATTAAATATTGAATCCAACTATTTAGAAGTAGAACATTTTCATCATAAAGATAAGTATCCTAATGAAGTTGTAGACTGGGATAATTTGCTACCTAGTTGTAAAAGATGTAATGCTACTAAGGGACAATATGATACTTATCTCAACCCTTTCGTAAATCCTGCTACTATGTCGCCTAAGAGTCATATTGTTCTCGATACATTTCTTTTACGTCCTATAACATTGGCTGGTGAGAATACTATTGAGGAACTTAACTTGAATGACTTGGATAAACTATTACCTACTAGATATGCCTTAAGCCAAGTCACAACTAAGTGTTTAGAAAACATTTATCAACTTATTCTAAATTACAGAGATGATCAATCTAATAGAAAATTAATTAAAATTGTTAGTTCGACAAAGTCTATCTTAAATGAAAGCGTTGAAACATCTGCTTATTCAGCAATTATTAGCACCTTTATAACAAATAGCACGACGTTTATGCTAATTAAAGCATTTTTAATTAGCGTAGGAAAATGGGATAACGAGCTTCATACAAAATTAACTGATACTGAAAATAATGCATTATCCACAGATAGCGCATTATTTCAAAACTACTTATTAGGTAATTTTCAATAG
- a CDS encoding AAA family ATPase, which translates to MLQVQGIDIFGINGINDLKIVFKPGINIICGRNGGGKTTILECIAAGITNKKTNKLRKNLSSPKGYYHIYGTNYYDNFSQEKYLDTKDTFWHTRKISNNLLYFTIHRTQYNSFKMHSIQNWFGEIYQKRELDIHEYDDLQLAIECFQKLDPNVRFSRVRTNPSYKNNHLNRYNQNSDMKAEILVSTGEGEIPLSYLSAGYLSCLCIFLEIIKKAKTEVDFSRPIQEFDGLILIDEIDLHLHPEWQKKILEILRWMIPYAQIIATTHSPHIVQVAKASEVITIKNNYGLCFAYRSNSNLKYGYQGWSIEEILEDVMGLENTHSDLYNSLLKSIEYSIKSSNIDEAQLNLEEFKQLLHPNNPLGKILSIQIASMRGGL; encoded by the coding sequence ATGTTGCAAGTTCAAGGGATAGATATATTTGGCATTAATGGTATAAATGATTTAAAAATAGTATTTAAACCTGGAATTAATATAATTTGTGGAAGGAATGGGGGAGGGAAAACAACAATATTAGAATGTATTGCAGCAGGTATTACTAATAAAAAGACTAATAAACTCAGAAAAAATTTAAGTTCTCCTAAAGGTTACTACCATATTTACGGAACTAACTATTATGACAATTTTTCACAAGAAAAATATCTTGACACTAAAGATACCTTTTGGCATACAAGAAAGATATCTAATAATCTTTTATATTTCACAATACATAGAACACAATATAATTCATTTAAAATGCACTCTATCCAAAATTGGTTTGGTGAAATATATCAAAAAAGGGAATTAGATATTCATGAATACGATGATTTACAGTTGGCCATTGAGTGTTTTCAGAAATTAGATCCTAATGTTAGGTTTAGTAGAGTTAGAACAAATCCTAGCTATAAAAATAACCATTTAAATAGATATAATCAAAATTCAGATATGAAGGCTGAAATTTTAGTTTCAACTGGTGAAGGAGAAATTCCATTAAGTTATTTATCTGCTGGGTATTTATCCTGTTTATGCATATTTTTAGAAATTATTAAAAAAGCAAAAACTGAAGTTGATTTTAGTAGACCTATTCAAGAATTTGACGGCCTTATTTTAATTGATGAAATAGATTTACATCTCCATCCAGAATGGCAGAAAAAAATACTTGAAATTTTAAGATGGATGATACCTTATGCTCAAATAATTGCGACCACACATAGTCCTCACATAGTTCAAGTCGCCAAAGCGAGTGAAGTAATTACAATTAAAAATAATTACGGTCTTTGTTTTGCATATCGAAGTAATTCAAACCTTAAATACGGTTATCAAGGGTGGTCAATTGAAGAAATATTAGAAGATGTAATGGGGCTGGAAAATACTCATTCAGATTTATATAACAGTTTATTAAAATCGATTGAATACTCAATAAAAAGTTCAAATATTGATGAGGCACAACTTAATTTAGAGGAATTTAAACAGTTATTACATCCTAACAATCCTCTTGGCAAAATTTTATCAATTCAAATTGCTAGTATGAGAGGTGGCTTATGA
- a CDS encoding CoA pyrophosphatase: MFLNQLKGQLNKPQPLFLGEEKAFRSAVLIPLVEKDGEWHVLFEVRAFTMRKQPGDISFPGGKIDETDASPLAAALRETYEELGVDPQSIEVLGHLSPFVTSPTFVVYPFIGVIDVAQLHTFNKDEVEAVFTVPLQWLLTHEPYVHYVAFEPKPSIDFPYDKIANGQDYQWRQTRMEEWFYEYENHTIWGLTARLLKHFVEKMK; encoded by the coding sequence ATGTTTTTAAATCAATTGAAGGGACAACTAAATAAACCCCAACCGTTATTTTTAGGGGAAGAGAAGGCCTTTCGTTCAGCTGTGCTCATCCCACTAGTGGAAAAAGACGGCGAGTGGCATGTGTTATTTGAGGTGCGCGCTTTTACGATGCGTAAACAACCAGGGGATATTAGCTTTCCAGGGGGTAAAATCGATGAAACAGATGCGTCACCACTGGCTGCTGCGTTACGTGAAACGTATGAAGAGCTAGGGGTAGATCCGCAATCGATTGAAGTACTTGGGCATTTAAGTCCTTTTGTAACTTCGCCTACATTTGTCGTCTATCCATTTATCGGGGTCATTGATGTCGCACAGCTACATACATTTAACAAAGATGAAGTGGAAGCAGTGTTTACAGTACCGCTTCAATGGTTACTAACGCATGAACCATACGTCCATTACGTAGCATTTGAACCAAAACCTTCAATTGATTTTCCGTACGATAAAATTGCGAATGGACAAGACTACCAATGGCGACAAACCCGGATGGAAGAATGGTTTTATGAGTATGAAAATCACACAATTTGGGGCTTAACGGCACGCTTATTAAAGCATTTTGTGGAGAAGATGAAATAG